A genomic window from Brevibacillus agri includes:
- a CDS encoding FadR/GntR family transcriptional regulator, translating to MTLQKPVRSSLVKQIAEQLVQRIESGAWKVGERIPPEPELVEQLGISRNTLREAVQALIHTGMLEARQGDGTYVRSSSEFGAAMQRRLRRSTLLEILEVRYGLEREIARLAAMRRTDADLLQIRQKLDASLSLRHDPQAYITADVAFHIAVAHATHNSVMIDLYEQMTESLRLSVSGTLDFHDLLDQQAITHTALVQAIAEQSPDAAEEAASNLIQASKTALTELIEKGGMDA from the coding sequence ATTGCAAAAACCTGTCCGCTCTTCGCTCGTGAAACAGATTGCGGAACAACTGGTGCAGCGGATCGAATCAGGCGCGTGGAAGGTCGGAGAACGCATCCCGCCTGAGCCGGAGCTGGTGGAGCAGCTCGGCATCAGCCGCAACACGCTGCGCGAGGCGGTGCAGGCGCTGATCCACACAGGCATGCTGGAAGCGCGCCAAGGCGATGGCACTTACGTCCGCTCGTCCAGCGAGTTCGGCGCAGCGATGCAGCGACGGCTGCGGCGCTCGACCTTGCTGGAAATTTTGGAGGTGCGGTACGGACTGGAGCGCGAAATCGCCCGGCTGGCTGCCATGCGCAGGACGGATGCCGATTTGCTGCAAATCCGGCAAAAGCTCGACGCTTCCCTCTCGCTCAGGCACGATCCGCAAGCGTACATCACCGCTGACGTGGCGTTTCATATCGCGGTCGCCCACGCGACACACAACAGCGTCATGATCGACCTGTACGAGCAGATGACCGAATCCTTGCGCCTGTCTGTCAGCGGCACGCTGGATTTCCACGACCTGTTGGACCAGCAGGCAATCACACATACGGCTCTCGTCCAAGCGATTGCCGAACAAAGTCCTGACGCGGCGGAAGAAGCGGCAAGCAACCTGATTCAAGCCAGCAAAACAGCTCTCACGGAGCTGATCGAGAAAGGAGGGATGGACGCATGA
- a CDS encoding S-layer homology domain-containing protein — protein MENKSRLFGKKATVWALVLSMAWAGTALGESNQAQAQAREEKAVTASVSFLDTKGHWAAKEIEQAAKAGLIQGFPDGTFQPEKTVTQEQFLSLIERVLPSYKGHEPDAFVKETYVAKASGRWSEQTYRHLAAAGIMTTGKPTDGMTRLEAARLLLAALGHQSEGEKYRGTTARFFSDLSPKNEHEVMTVYPAYKMGLLSGYPDGTFRPQETISRAQAVAMLTRLDSKMEELFPGQVSESEKKAMTDAVAAFVRDVMDQKKIRRYDDLVAYVKQNKLNVSESFLREHFSFMKYEIYDFVRFPQFNELLYFAKIGTNKYRLTVQYYAGELGGSVDKTFYLSSADGKTFRLIGKDE, from the coding sequence ATGGAGAACAAGTCGCGACTATTCGGGAAAAAAGCCACTGTATGGGCGCTTGTCCTGTCGATGGCCTGGGCAGGCACAGCACTTGGCGAGTCGAATCAGGCCCAGGCCCAGGCCAGGGAGGAAAAGGCCGTCACCGCTTCCGTCTCCTTCCTCGACACAAAAGGACACTGGGCGGCCAAGGAGATTGAGCAGGCAGCCAAAGCCGGGTTGATTCAAGGCTTCCCGGACGGGACGTTTCAACCGGAGAAAACAGTGACACAGGAGCAGTTTCTTTCGTTGATAGAGCGCGTGCTCCCGTCCTACAAAGGACACGAGCCGGACGCTTTTGTCAAAGAGACGTATGTAGCGAAAGCTTCGGGCCGCTGGTCGGAGCAAACGTATCGCCACCTGGCGGCAGCAGGCATCATGACGACAGGCAAACCGACAGATGGGATGACGCGGCTGGAGGCGGCGCGCCTTCTGTTGGCAGCGCTCGGCCATCAGTCCGAGGGCGAAAAATACCGGGGAACGACGGCGCGGTTTTTCTCCGACCTGTCTCCCAAAAACGAGCATGAGGTCATGACCGTCTATCCGGCGTACAAAATGGGGCTTCTCTCCGGCTATCCGGACGGCACGTTCCGCCCGCAAGAAACGATCAGCAGAGCGCAGGCCGTCGCGATGCTGACCCGACTGGACAGCAAAATGGAAGAGCTGTTCCCGGGCCAGGTGAGCGAGAGCGAGAAAAAGGCGATGACCGATGCCGTAGCGGCGTTTGTCCGCGATGTGATGGACCAGAAAAAGATCAGGCGCTACGACGACCTCGTCGCGTATGTGAAGCAAAACAAGCTGAATGTCAGCGAGTCTTTTTTGCGCGAGCATTTCTCGTTCATGAAATACGAAATTTACGACTTCGTGCGTTTTCCGCAATTCAATGAACTTTTGTACTTCGCCAAAATCGGCACGAACAAGTACAGACTGACCGTCCAATACTACGCGGGCGAACTGGGCGGCAGCGTCGACAAAACTTTTTACCTCTCGTCTGCGGACGGCAAGACGTTCCGGCTGATTGGCAAAGACGAATAG
- a CDS encoding CynX/NimT family MFS transporter: MSPATLTAAKSKAQPVTPKPFLIIAGIILITFAMRSPLTAVGPLVGSIQGDLGLSNGMSGLLTTVPLLAFALLSPLAPGIGHRFGTERTLFAGLLVVLIGLILRSSGFVFTLFAGTALIGAGIAICNVLLPGLVKQRFPQKAGLMTSVYTTTMSMCAALASGISIPLASTGGWGWQGSLFSWALPVLFAIAVWLPQLRADGSQPGKSTGEKSKQGLWSSLLAWQVTLFMGLQSFLFYCTIAWLPTLLQQHGISQTSAGWMLSLVQAVSLPASFFTPVLASRLTNQRLLAAVVGLFSLVGFGGLLLGTSELLLYLCLLLLGLSQGACISLALTFIVIRAKDVRQAARLSGMDQSVGYLLAAVGPIFVGFLYDLQHSWTVPLSLLCLVSVLVVTSGIGAGRNQTV; this comes from the coding sequence ATGAGCCCTGCCACCCTGACAGCAGCGAAAAGCAAAGCGCAGCCTGTCACTCCCAAACCGTTTCTCATCATCGCCGGAATTATTTTGATTACATTTGCCATGCGCTCTCCGCTGACGGCTGTTGGCCCTCTGGTCGGCTCCATCCAAGGCGACCTCGGCCTGTCCAATGGAATGTCCGGACTGCTGACTACCGTTCCTTTGCTCGCCTTCGCGCTGCTCTCGCCGCTGGCACCGGGCATCGGGCACCGCTTTGGCACGGAGCGCACGCTCTTTGCCGGACTGCTCGTCGTCCTCATCGGGCTGATTCTGCGCTCCTCCGGCTTCGTCTTCACGCTGTTCGCCGGAACCGCCCTGATCGGAGCAGGCATCGCCATCTGCAACGTGCTGCTGCCCGGCCTGGTCAAGCAGCGCTTCCCGCAAAAAGCCGGGTTGATGACCAGCGTGTACACGACCACGATGTCGATGTGTGCCGCGCTCGCTTCCGGCATCAGCATCCCGCTCGCCAGCACAGGCGGCTGGGGTTGGCAAGGCTCGCTCTTCTCCTGGGCGCTCCCGGTCCTGTTCGCCATCGCCGTCTGGCTGCCGCAGCTTCGCGCTGACGGAAGCCAGCCAGGAAAAAGCACGGGCGAAAAAAGCAAACAAGGGCTGTGGAGCTCGCTGCTCGCCTGGCAGGTCACGCTGTTCATGGGCTTGCAGTCGTTTCTGTTTTACTGCACGATCGCCTGGCTGCCTACGCTCTTGCAGCAGCACGGCATCAGCCAAACCAGCGCCGGATGGATGCTGTCGCTCGTGCAGGCGGTCAGCCTGCCTGCGAGCTTTTTCACCCCTGTGCTCGCTTCCCGCTTGACGAATCAGCGTTTGCTCGCGGCTGTAGTCGGCCTCTTCTCCCTCGTCGGCTTCGGCGGGCTTTTGCTCGGCACAAGCGAGCTTCTGCTCTACCTCTGCCTGTTGCTGCTCGGCCTCTCGCAAGGCGCCTGCATCAGTCTCGCCCTCACCTTTATCGTCATTCGGGCCAAAGACGTGCGCCAGGCCGCCCGGCTATCCGGCATGGACCAGTCTGTCGGCTACTTGCTCGCTGCGGTCGGCCCGATTTTTGTCGGCTTTCTCTACGATTTGCAGCACTCCTGGACCGTGCCGCTCAGCCTGCTCTGCCTCGTCAGCGTGTTGGTCGTCACAAGCGGCATCGGGGCCGGGCGCAATCAAACCGTTTGA